The genomic window TAGCCTAAAAGGAGAGGAGACTCAATCTTTACaacgaaaaaataaaacgtAAAAGTGCGTTCACCATTCATGATTGAAATGTAGAGAGAAACACACTTACTATAATAACCCTCTGCATCATCCCAATTATCATGAAGCCCGCTCCTCACCATGGGAACACCATCACCTTTCCCTCCCTAAAAGAAGTGGGTTTaatataagagaaaagaaaatattaaaaacccTCACAAAATTTTCCTCAAACACTAAAGAAAAAGGGTTTCATGATGATCAAAACAGTAAACTTAAGATGACAACATCAGAAGGTTAGTAAACAGTACAAATACACGGTTAGACGATATGAAGTAGTTAAGTTAAATACATACCACTTTTCGGATACCAGCCGGGGACTCTCCAAAGATATCATCATGAAACATGTCAGCTGACCTTTCACTCTGGACATATAAAAGTGTATAAGAATATaagatcatcatcacatatatttatatataccgATAGtataaacctaaaaccaaGAATTACTCACAACCACACATGATCACCAATaccaaagaaacaatcaaGGTTTCCTTTGCTAACGCACCTTCGGGCTACCTTCACCAAGCCCCGCTTGAGCTTGATTCTTCTCTGAGTCTGAAATTCCAGACATAGTAGGTGGCCCACCGGCTATTAATGGTGCCTTGGCAGCGACAGTATCAAAGTCCAAGTTAGTTTTGGCCTGGCCTACATTAGCTGCTATGACAACTGCAGGAGAAGTCGACACTGGAGCACCAGTTTCTGGAACAATATCTGccacaaaaacagaagaatcaCTGGGAATGCCTCAATGCTAAACATctcaaaacaagtttttacaTTTGAACGTGGGAGAGTATTGTATGGACAAAGACATTGTCTGTGAGATCAACCAGTGAAATCTAATGAAAACAAGTTACAGCTTTTTGTTAAAGAGCCATTCACATATACCACGAGTAGAAAGGTGAAAACCTCATATTTGAAGAAATCAGAGTCGTGAAATATGGTGATCACAATAAAGACTGAACGAATACCTTTCCCATTATCCTGAGTTAAAAGTTCATTTTGCTGCTCGGGCTTCCTCTTATGTTTCTCCAGTATGGCTTCCATTCGCTTCCTGCTCTCTTCCTTGATTCTATTTagtaattcttcttcttcttcctcaggaGATTTCCATGTAAGTCCTTCGTCATTATCATCTTGACCATCCTCATTTCGGGACCTGACCGCAAAATAGTTACGAGCCACACAAGATACCCAAAAGATTTCTGATCtacaacaaaacattaacaagGATGAGGTTATTGAAAAATTACCTTTCATCATTGGCCCACGTTTCTTCTAACTTATCACCCTTAGAATTATGGGCCTTCAAAGAATTTGGCTTTCTCATTTCTAGGTCATCTACCGCATCATATCTTGTGTTTCTAGACTGTTTGTGCCTCATCTCACCGTAGTCCACATCACTACTTATGTACTTCTCCCTATCTTTCTGggtttctcttcctctctcccAATCTTTTTCACCCTCcctttccttttctctcttcctctctctgcTGTTATACCTGGTTCTATCTCTACTCCTACCTCTCTCATTGGCTCTATCCCGTAAATAATCTCCTTCCCTCTCCTTTCTCCTATCCCTATCAATGCTGCGCTCTCGTTCCTTCTCTTTTCGTCTTTCACGGTCAGACTCTATCTcccttctcttctctcgttCTCTTTCCCTCCTCCGATCACTATCTTTATCTCTCCGCTTACTTCCTTCCGAATCCCTATCTCTTATGCTTCCCTCCCTGTCCATATCTCTCTCCTTACTTCTATCTCTTTCCAAGACTTCTCGACTATATTGCCTGTCATTTTCCTCATATCGCCCACGTCGATGATATCTTTCCTCAGTCCTAACTGAGTCAACTCTGTCATGATGATAATCCCTACTAGAATCATGATGTCTTCCTCTGTCCGAAAACTCATCCTCCGCAAACCTTGACCTAGAAGTTTCTCTCTCCCGATCATGTGACTTAGATCTACTCCGGGCACGGCCTTCGTTAGACTGCCTGCTGTTTGACGGAGAAAACGAACTTCTGCCATTATCATAACTTAATTTACTAACTCTCTCTGAAGGACCTCCAGCTTCTTTATCCCACCTCTTATCCTCCCTTTCAGATTCACGAGTTAGAACACCATTAgaactcttttcttctccttgacGCCCTTTTTCCCCAAGTGGAGGCTGAAAGCATCGCAAAAGATATTCAGAATACTTACCAGAAGAGAAATACATGACACTAAAAACGCAAGAacatacaattaaaaaaaagggaaaaagaacATCTACATAAAACCAGTTCTTACAAATCAAGCGAAAGCCATCAGTCTCCATTGAACGCCTAGTGCAACACTCAGGTTATCTAAAGAAAACTCTCAAAAGACCAAAGCTTTATCATTAATTCAGGCGTAAATGCTGTTTGtaatatgaaaaaatcaatcaaacccAAATCCACCCCTCTGATCCCACAATCCAAACAGAATTTAGGAAGAAAAAGACGTATTAGAGGGATTAGAACAGACCAGATTATTAtcttcaaatttgatttcGCCTGATTCGCCGTCGGAATCTGCCGTCTTCATCAAAACATCACCAATCCCATCTTCTTCTAAAATCTCTCCTTCCTCCACATCCTCCTCCTCACAGCCGTTACTAACAACAATTGGAGCCGCCGGAGTAACATCCAATATCTCTGTCTCATCGCCGGCGGATGGAATTTCATTTTCGCGCTTCTTATCTCGGTGATGGCGATGCCTGTGGTGATGATGCTTGTGATGACGATGCTTGTGTCGTTTCGATGCTTTTTCAGTGTCATCGGACGACGAAGATGAACGGTGATGCTTGCGGTGGTGAGATTCGATCTGCTTATCGTTCGCCATCAGAGAGTATCGTCGTAATCGAAATTAGGGTTAAGGCTCAAGAAATTTTGGTATAGAATCGCGACCAGAATTGCTTGTAACATCTTTTTAAAGGGATTTTATGTAAATAAGGCAAACGTGGCATatgtgtattattttatttaaggcaacaaaattgaattagATCATAGAGGTTGatcattattatttctttaacaaatgattaaaacatttttacatatatagataaaaaagGTTTTGTGAAATTggtataaaaaacaattttgagatATGACTCCATATTACTAGTGTTAAATTTGATATgccatattttaaaatttaaatcttgAAACTCCTACATAGAAAATCaggaagaaatatatatttttggtatgGTAGAAATCAGGAAGAcatttatatacaattttttcaataaattaattttcttttgtaattgtaataatttatttcaaaatcttttaaaaatgagTTTGGCCCCTTTAATCATGTGTTAGGCTAATGTGGTCATGTTCCATTAACTCTAGAATTACTAATGACGAGTCATAGACAAAATTTTAGACTTCAGGGTTCTTCGTTTGGTCAAGAGTCAAACATTATGTATACAAAAAGAATGGATCATTGTTGGACACAATCGTTGCACCACATTGTCAGTTTGTCACTAACAGAATCCGCATCAAGCTTTAAAATGAATTTCTCATAACATACACgccaatatttatttttcattagttttatggttcttcgatttcttcttcagaacTATCATCTTCAATTTCCTTTTCGGAATCATCTTCGAGTtcatcttcaagctcttctttGGGTTCAGCTTCGAATTCTTTTCCATCCCACACGTCATCTTTCATCGCACATTTTAAATGAAATGCAAGACTAGGACAACGCAAGCATGTAAAAGCTCCATGGGAGCAACTAATCTTTTGTCGGCAGATTCCACATTTCCAATCTCCGAGACCAAGATGAAAAATGCGAGAAATGCGATGATCATGGCAGTTGATGCTTATAACTCGTGGTAGATATATACAATCCTTGTGGAACATCAAATTACATTCAAGACATACATAAGGATTACGCTTACCTTCTACGCTACATGCATTACAAGTAAATGTGACCACTCTCGGCAAAAGAGTAAGCATATGCATATGGTTTTTTGGGTGATAAATACTTGATGGTGGTGGATCTTTAAGACATTTGAGATCCATGTTGATGTTGCATatcaaacaatgaaaaaaatcatcaagaaGATAATCTCTACAAAAATGACAATGGTCACCTGCATAGCCCAATGCCTCGAGTGTGTAGATTTTGAGAGAATGTTTGCATGGAGATGGATGCAGAAGTGAGCGCTTGATGCATTCCTTATGCCCCCAAAAATAGCACTTATCGCAGAAATAGCCAAAACCACCTTTCTTTTTGCACAAAATGCAAGAAAATCTGTCCAATTTCTCATATGCTAAAGGATGATCGTGAAAAGGAAACTTCTTTTCGGTCATGGTGAGTGTGTGGGGATTGGGTGAATCTAGAAAGCATAAATTTcaatcaaaaaaagaaaagaaaagaaagaagaaagcttcaCTTGAATATTTCTCTTGTAAGGCCTCTTCATTAGTGATCCTCATTGTCATTGATAGTCGTAGGCATTTTTGTTGTTCACTTGTGTTGTTGAAGTCTTCCCCtccatttaaaaatatgagtAAAATTGGGCTGTTATTTTAGTTGTGGTAACCAACTCACATTTAGAATTTCAGAAAGCTAAGATTTCAATAATGATGTGTATTGTAAAAGGTTTATATACTCGGCTCTCCCAAATGTTCTAAACAATAGTTTGGGTTTCGTTTTTCCCaattaccaaacaaaattttagataTATGTCCATTTCGGAACGAGACCTTGTCTTTACCGTATTCGTCTCGGGTTTCTAGTCCCATATCCGCTCGtataattaattgttttgagACAATGTAATGCATTGAATATATatcaacttttatatatactaggTGATCATCCGCACTGCGCTACAgagttttctatatatttgtaCATACAAACAAACGTGTTGGTCATTATATGCCATTGTTTCTTCTAATAGTTCTCACAAATGTTTAGGCATTGGAGGATAGAAGAACAAACGAATTAGAGATATCTAACACAACAATGGTGTGGTCATCTGATCAGGTTGATTAGAATATTCATGTGGCTGTTCATACGGTAGCTCGTGCTcgcttccttcttctcctccatgGCCATTGGTGAGATCTTCAACTTCGAGAATCTCAACCCTCCGTTTCATCTTCCTTTGCAGTTTTAATGCAACATCGGATGGTCGAAACCGTCCGCAAAGGATTACTTGACGTTCCTTTTTGTTGATCATGTGTGTATCAACTTCTTCATAAAAAAGTATCCAAAACATGTGTTAGTATTGAATTTTCTATAAATCCACCACGACTAAACCTACATAAAATGGTGCATATAGTAACATCGATAAAATTTAACGATGtctttctaaaattttcagattttccaCTCAAAAAATCCTCCTTGAACTTTAAATCTTATTTTCATAACATCCTTCTTTGCTCATTTCATccacatattattttatataaccAATATAAACCAACCTTTCATATTGATGATAATCCTCCTAGCTTTTCTACAACAAGCATTGCAATCCAAGTTAATCCTCATCACAACACAACATTGCTTCTGCATTTCAccaccccaaaaaaaaaaaaaattatcacaaatccaagaaaattattgttcaaacaaataaaagaaaacacaaaaccttTTCCGACATGAGACGAAAGAGCAATATTGTATGatatgtttttggttaagaaaacaaaagtatacttataaattaagattttggAATCTGATTCTCTAACTTAGGTAGAGCAGAGaagatatataagaaaactgGTTTTGTTATGTTACCTAATATCCATTGAGAAGCatctaaattttctttgtttctagATGGTTTAACCTAAACCGAAGTTTCAGATAAATTAATCCggtttaattatatatccGGTTATTAAACTGGTAACTGATACAAATGTAGGCGAAGACGCTCAACGAACTTCAACCTCGTCTTCTCCGTCCACTTCACTCTCTCTAAACTCTCTCtcagatctctctctctctgtgatTCAACAATGgcggtttcttcttcttcgtttctatCGACAGCTTCACTAACCAATTCCAAATCCAACATTTCATTCGCTTCCTCAGTATCCCCATCCCTCCGCAGCGTCGTTTTCCGCTCCACGACTCCGGCGACTTCTCACCGTCGTTCAATGACGGTCCGATCTAAGATTCGTGAAATTTTCATGCCGGCGTTATCATCAACCATGACGGAAGGCAAAATCGTGTCATGGATCAAAACAGAAGGCGAGAAACTCGCCAAGGGAGAGagtgttgtggttgttgaatCTGATAAAGCCGATATGGATGTAGAAACGTTTTACGATGGTTATCTTGCTGCGATTGTCGTCGGAGAAGGTGAAACAGCTCCGGTTGGTGCTGCGATTGGATTGTTAGCTGAGACTGAAGCTGAGATCGAAGAAGCTAAGAGTAAAGCCGCTtcgaaatcttcttcttctgtggCTGAGGCTGTCGTTCCATCTCCTCCTCCGGTTACTTCTTCTCCTGCTCCGGCGATTGCTCAACCGGCTCCGGTGACGGCAGTATCAGATGGTCCGAGGAAGACTGTTGCGACGCCGTATGCTAAGAAGCTTGCTAAACAACACAAGGTTGATATTGAATCCGTTGCTGGAACTGGACCATTCGGTAGGATTACGGCTTCTGATGTGGAGA from Arabidopsis thaliana chromosome 3, partial sequence includes these protein-coding regions:
- a CDS encoding Protein kinase superfamily protein (Protein kinase superfamily protein; FUNCTIONS IN: protein serine/threonine kinase activity, protein kinase activity, ATP binding; INVOLVED IN: protein amino acid phosphorylation; LOCATED IN: nucleus; EXPRESSED IN: 25 plant structures; EXPRESSED DURING: 15 growth stages; CONTAINS InterPro DOMAIN/s: Protein kinase, catalytic domain (InterPro:IPR000719), Serine/threonine-protein kinase domain (InterPro:IPR002290), Serine/threonine-protein kinase-like domain (InterPro:IPR017442), Protein kinase-like domain (InterPro:IPR011009), Serine/threonine-protein kinase, active site (InterPro:IPR008271); BEST Arabidopsis thaliana protein match is: Protein kinase superfamily protein (TAIR:AT1G13350.1); Has 159605 Blast hits to 120248 proteins in 3358 species: Archae - 256; Bacteria - 15698; Metazoa - 69851; Fungi - 20258; Plants - 17457; Viruses - 788; Other Eukaryotes - 35297 (source: NCBI BLink).), producing the protein MANDKQIESHHRKHHRSSSSSDDTEKASKRHKHRHHKHHHHRHRHHRDKKRENEIPSAGDETEILDVTPAAPIVVSNGCEEEDVEEGEILEEDGIGDVLMKTADSDGESGEIKFEDNNLPPLGEKGRQGEEKSSNGVLTRESEREDKRWDKEAGGPSERVSKLSYDNGRSSFSPSNSRQSNEGRARSRSKSHDRERETSRSRFAEDEFSDRGRHHDSSRDYHHDRVDSVRTEERYHRRGRYEENDRQYSREVLERDRSKERDMDREGSIRDRDSEGSKRRDKDSDRRREREREKRREIESDRERRKEKERERSIDRDRRKEREGDYLRDRANERGRSRDRTRYNSRERKREKEREGEKDWERGRETQKDREKYISSDVDYGEMRHKQSRNTRYDAVDDLEMRKPNSLKAHNSKGDKLEETWANDERSRNEDGQDDNDEGLTWKSPEEEEEELLNRIKEESRKRMEAILEKHKRKPEQQNELLTQDNGKDIVPETGAPVSTSPAVVIAANVGQAKTNLDFDTVAAKAPLIAGGPPTMSGISDSEKNQAQAGLGEGSPKSERSADMFHDDIFGESPAGIRKVGGKGDGVPMVRSGLHDNWDDAEGYYSYQFGELLDGRYEVIATHGKGVFSTVVRAKDLKAGPAEPEEVAIKIIRNNETMHKAGKIEVQILKKLAGADREDRRHCVRFLSSFKYRNHLCLVFESLHLNLREVLKKFGRNIGLQLSAVRAYSKQLFIALKHLKNCGVLHCDIKPDNMLVNEGKNVLKLCDFGNAMFAGKNEVTPYLVSRFYRSPEIILGLTYDHPLDIWSVGCCLYELYSGKVLFPGATNNDMLRLHMELKGPFPKKMLRKGAFIDQHFDHDLNFYATEEDTVSGKLIKRMIVNVKPKDFGSIIKGYPGEDPKILAHFRDLLDKMFILDPERRLTVSQALAHPFITGK
- a CDS encoding Protein kinase superfamily protein (Protein kinase superfamily protein; FUNCTIONS IN: protein serine/threonine kinase activity, protein kinase activity, ATP binding; INVOLVED IN: protein amino acid phosphorylation; LOCATED IN: nucleus; EXPRESSED IN: 25 plant structures; EXPRESSED DURING: 15 growth stages; CONTAINS InterPro DOMAIN/s: Protein kinase, catalytic domain (InterPro:IPR000719), Serine/threonine-protein kinase domain (InterPro:IPR002290), Serine/threonine-protein kinase-like domain (InterPro:IPR017442), Protein kinase-like domain (InterPro:IPR011009), Serine/threonine-protein kinase, active site (InterPro:IPR008271); BEST Arabidopsis thaliana protein match is: Protein kinase superfamily protein (TAIR:AT1G13350.1); Has 128768 Blast hits to 102988 proteins in 2920 species: Archae - 165; Bacteria - 11507; Metazoa - 55869; Fungi - 16191; Plants - 15087; Viruses - 722; Other Eukaryotes - 29227 (source: NCBI BLink).) — protein: MDREGSIRDRDSEGSKRRDKDSDRRREREREKRREIESDRERRKEKERERSIDRDRRKEREGDYLRDRANERGRSRDRTRYNSRERKREKEREGEKDWERGRETQKDREKYISSDVDYGEMRHKQSRNTRYDAVDDLEMRKPNSLKAHNSKGDKLEETWANDERSRNEDGQDDNDEGLTWKSPEEEEEELLNRIKEESRKRMEAILEKHKRKPEQQNELLTQDNGKDIVPETGAPVSTSPAVVIAANVGQAKTNLDFDTVAAKAPLIAGGPPTMSGISDSEKNQAQAGLGEGSPKSERSADMFHDDIFGESPAGIRKVGGKGDGVPMVRSGLHDNWDDAEGYYSYQFGELLDGRYEVIATHGKGVFSTVVRAKDLKAGPAEPEEVAIKIIRNNETMHKAGKIEVQILKKLAGADREDRRHCVRFLSSFKYRNHLCLVFESLHLNLREVLKKFGRNIGLQLSAVRAYSKQLFIALKHLKNCGVLHCDIKPDNMLVNEGKNVLKLCDFGNAMFAGKNEVTPYLVSRFYRSPEIILGLTYDHPLDIWSVGCCLYELYSGKVLFPGATNNDMLRLHMELKGPFPKKMLRKGAFIDQHFDHDLNFYATEEDTVSGKLIKRMIVNVKPKDFGSIIKGYPGEDPKILAHFRDLLDKMFILDPERRLTVSQALAHPFITGK
- a CDS encoding Cysteine/Histidine-rich C1 domain family protein (Cysteine/Histidine-rich C1 domain family protein; CONTAINS InterPro DOMAIN/s: C1-like (InterPro:IPR011424); BEST Arabidopsis thaliana protein match is: Cysteine/Histidine-rich C1 domain family protein (TAIR:AT5G45730.1); Has 931 Blast hits to 522 proteins in 20 species: Archae - 0; Bacteria - 0; Metazoa - 8; Fungi - 0; Plants - 919; Viruses - 0; Other Eukaryotes - 4 (source: NCBI BLink).), with the translated sequence MTEKKFPFHDHPLAYEKLDRFSCILCKKKGGFGYFCDKCYFWGHKECIKRSLLHPSPCKHSLKIYTLEALGYAGDHCHFCRDYLLDDFFHCLICNINMDLKCLKDPPPSSIYHPKNHMHMLTLLPRVVTFTCNACSVEGKRNPYVCLECNLMFHKDCIYLPRVISINCHDHRISRIFHLGLGDWKCGICRQKISCSHGAFTCLRCPSLAFHLKCAMKDDVWDGKEFEAEPKEELEDELEDDSEKEIEDDSSEEEIEEP
- a CDS encoding Copper transport protein family (Copper transport protein family; Has 82 Blast hits to 82 proteins in 12 species: Archae - 0; Bacteria - 0; Metazoa - 0; Fungi - 0; Plants - 82; Viruses - 0; Other Eukaryotes - 0 (source: NCBI BLink).); translation: MSEKKQCCVVMRINLDCNACCRKARRIIINMKEVDTHMINKKERQVILCGRFRPSDVALKLQRKMKRRVEILEVEDLTNGHGGEEGSEHELPYEQPHEYSNQPDQMTTPLLC